A stretch of the Rhinoderma darwinii isolate aRhiDar2 chromosome 3, aRhiDar2.hap1, whole genome shotgun sequence genome encodes the following:
- the FOXM1 gene encoding forkhead box protein M1 isoform X2: MRSSPRRPLILRRRRLNLPNQDAARSAGNPEQRPTAINGAVENRKQDLGRSTGLKGSPEVIEIVSEAPEEILADPSQGPGNAATSSAPRSPAEPPGLSGVKVMGHPTIPDTQLVVIPPDSDVESIIQALTVRGKQSGGPNKFILIAGSSSFHTQIEKLGLQSKAEEIETLQLEAPPASPPHQIKEEEKTATSKEGQELDESLTNIHWLEKMSSDGLGPCDRKAESSEKENCSPGMDSLKVEEEESAASKPWQVSTFERPPYSYMALIQFAINSMASKRMTLKDIYTWIEDHFPYFKHVAKPGWKNSIRHNLSLHDMFVRESPDNNKISYWTIHPQANRYLTLDQVFKVSSSTSAAGNEPQQKRQIPEPSKNLQSVAPNAKAPERKMKPLLPRIDSYLIPVQFPVTQPLIFSAVETFNPDPGASDGPRSSKRVKIAPKVVLETEEAPLLASAAPVKNEPDSPKLRPTLPFRCQRVKGSRRKQQLVTPRSLEPELILPDTCCSDSGLDTDFSFLQDTQAQEGASQLTPDEGYSFKTPVKEKFMKPPASSTPSKLMSEAACLPPWESDSPLSGDPMPEFSPVRIPRGSALTPFKDSYGTLSFWETPFKDLPYFGSPDLLGISPASPLSEPLDTPTAARQHRRCSKELQVGGSTNRSLLEGLVLDTKDESLSKILLDISFSGMEEDNGGGTDSSYWGQLFNELR; this comes from the exons ATGAGATCAAGCCCCCGCAGGCCACTTATACTGAGAAGACGTCGGTTAAACCTTCCCAATCAAGATGCCGCCCGCAGCGCAGGGAATCCCGAACAGAGGCCGACCGCCATAAATGGCGCAGTAGAAAATCGAAAGCAGGATTTGGGTCGCAGCACCGGCCTTAAAGGGAGCCCCGAGGTCATCGAGATTGTGAGCGAGGCTCCGGAGGAAATCTTGGCCGATCCAAGCCAAGGACCAGGAAATGCTGCAACAAGTTCTGCTCCACGATCTCCTGCTGAGCCCCCCGGTCTCTCTGGGGTCAAGGTTATGGGTCACCCCACCATCCCTGATACCCAGCTAGTCGTTATCCCCCCGGATTCGGATGTTGAGAGTATTATCCAGGCTCTGACTGTGCGGGGGAAGCAGAGCGGCGGCCCCAACAAGTTTATCCTGATCGCTGGGAGCAGCTCCTTCCACACGCAGATCGAGAAACTGGGGCTCCAAAGCAAAGCGGAAGAAATCGAGACCCTACAACTGGAGGCTCCCCCCGCGTCTCCCCCTCATCAGATCAAAGAGGAGGAGAAGACTG CGACTTCTAAGGAGGGGCAGGAACTGGATGAAAGTCTGACCAACATTCACTGGCTGGAGAAAATGAGCTCCGACGGACTGGGACCGTGTGACCGCAAAGCCGAATCTTCAGAGAAAGAGAACTGCAGTCCTGGGATGGACTCCCTGAAG gtggaggaagaagagagtgcAGCCTCTAAGCCGTGGCAAGTCAGCACCTTCGAGCGTCCTCCGTACTCCTACATGGCCTTGATCCAGTTCGCCATTAACAGCATGGCTTCCAAGAGGATGACCCTGAAAGACATCTACACGTGGATCGAGGATCACTTTCCTTACTTCAAACACGTGGCCAAGCCTGGCTGGAAG AATTCCATCAGACACAACCTCTCCCTACATGACATGTTCGTGCGCGAGAGCCCCGACAATAACAAGATTTCCTATTGGACGATACATCCCCAAGCCAACCGCTACCTGACCCTCGATCAGGTATTCAAG GTTTCCAGCTCCACGTCCGCCGCAGGCAACGAACCA CAGCAGAAAAGACAGATCCCGGAGCCGAGCAAGAACCTGCAGAGCGTCGCACCGAACGCCAAGG CTCCGGAGCGAAAGATGAAACCTCTGCTGCCGAGGATCGACTCCTACCTGATCCCCGTGCAGTTTCCGGTGACGCAGCCCCTGATATTCTCTGCAGTGGAAACATTTAATCCAGATCCGGGGGCTTCTGATGGACCCCGCAGCAGCAAACGCGTCAAGATCGCCCCCAAG GTCGTGTTGGAGACGGAGGAGGCTCCCTTGCTGGCCTCCGCAGCACCGGTTAAGAATGAACCCGACTCCCCGAAACTGCGGCCGACCCTGCCTTTTCGGTGCCAGCGGGTGAAAGGATCGAGGAGGAAGCAGCAACTGGTCACCCCCCGGTCCCTGGAGCCCGAACTGATTCTCCCCGACACTTGCTGCTCAGATTCCGGTTTGGATACAGATTTCTCCTTCCTGCAGGACACACAAGCCCAGGAGGGGGCGTCGCAGCTCACGCCGGACGAGGGCTATTCCTTCAAGACCCCCGTTAAGGAGAAGTTCATGAAGCCCCCCGCTTCATCCACTCCAAGCAAACTGATGAGCGAAGCCGCCTGCCTCCCGCCGTGGGAATCTGACTCCCCGCTCTCCGGTGATCCCATGCCGGAATTCAGCCCCGTCCGAATACCCCGGGGGTCCGCTCTCACCCCCTTTAAGGACAGTTACGGGACTCTCAGTTTTTGGGAGACGCCTTTTAAAGATCTGCCTTATTTTGGTTCCCCAGATTTATTGGGCATTTCTCCCGCTTCCCCTCTGTCGGAACCACTGGACACTCCGACCGCGGCTCGCCAACACAGACGCTGTTCCAAGGAGCTGCAAGTAGGGGGCTCCACTAACCGCTCGCTGCTGGAGGGGCTGGTCCTGGACACAAAGGACGAGAGTCTCAGTAAGATCCTGCTGGACATAAGCTTCAGCGGGATGGAGGAGGACAATGGCGGCGGCACGGACAGCTCTTACTGGGGGCAGCTCTTCAATGAGCTGAGATAG
- the FOXM1 gene encoding forkhead box protein M1 isoform X1, producing MRSSPRRPLILRRRRLNLPNQDAARSAGNPEQRPTAINGAVENRKQDLGRSTGLKGSPEVIEIVSEAPEEILADPSQGPGNAATSSAPRSPAEPPGLSGVKVMGHPTIPDTQLVVIPPDSDVESIIQALTVRGKQSGGPNKFILIAGSSSFHTQIEKLGLQSKAEEIETLQLEAPPASPPHQIKEEEKTATSKEGQELDESLTNIHWLEKMSSDGLGPCDRKAESSEKENCSPGMDSLKVEEEESAASKPWQVSTFERPPYSYMALIQFAINSMASKRMTLKDIYTWIEDHFPYFKHVAKPGWKNSIRHNLSLHDMFVRESPDNNKISYWTIHPQANRYLTLDQVFKVSSSTSAAGNEPQQQKRQIPEPSKNLQSVAPNAKAPERKMKPLLPRIDSYLIPVQFPVTQPLIFSAVETFNPDPGASDGPRSSKRVKIAPKVVLETEEAPLLASAAPVKNEPDSPKLRPTLPFRCQRVKGSRRKQQLVTPRSLEPELILPDTCCSDSGLDTDFSFLQDTQAQEGASQLTPDEGYSFKTPVKEKFMKPPASSTPSKLMSEAACLPPWESDSPLSGDPMPEFSPVRIPRGSALTPFKDSYGTLSFWETPFKDLPYFGSPDLLGISPASPLSEPLDTPTAARQHRRCSKELQVGGSTNRSLLEGLVLDTKDESLSKILLDISFSGMEEDNGGGTDSSYWGQLFNELR from the exons ATGAGATCAAGCCCCCGCAGGCCACTTATACTGAGAAGACGTCGGTTAAACCTTCCCAATCAAGATGCCGCCCGCAGCGCAGGGAATCCCGAACAGAGGCCGACCGCCATAAATGGCGCAGTAGAAAATCGAAAGCAGGATTTGGGTCGCAGCACCGGCCTTAAAGGGAGCCCCGAGGTCATCGAGATTGTGAGCGAGGCTCCGGAGGAAATCTTGGCCGATCCAAGCCAAGGACCAGGAAATGCTGCAACAAGTTCTGCTCCACGATCTCCTGCTGAGCCCCCCGGTCTCTCTGGGGTCAAGGTTATGGGTCACCCCACCATCCCTGATACCCAGCTAGTCGTTATCCCCCCGGATTCGGATGTTGAGAGTATTATCCAGGCTCTGACTGTGCGGGGGAAGCAGAGCGGCGGCCCCAACAAGTTTATCCTGATCGCTGGGAGCAGCTCCTTCCACACGCAGATCGAGAAACTGGGGCTCCAAAGCAAAGCGGAAGAAATCGAGACCCTACAACTGGAGGCTCCCCCCGCGTCTCCCCCTCATCAGATCAAAGAGGAGGAGAAGACTG CGACTTCTAAGGAGGGGCAGGAACTGGATGAAAGTCTGACCAACATTCACTGGCTGGAGAAAATGAGCTCCGACGGACTGGGACCGTGTGACCGCAAAGCCGAATCTTCAGAGAAAGAGAACTGCAGTCCTGGGATGGACTCCCTGAAG gtggaggaagaagagagtgcAGCCTCTAAGCCGTGGCAAGTCAGCACCTTCGAGCGTCCTCCGTACTCCTACATGGCCTTGATCCAGTTCGCCATTAACAGCATGGCTTCCAAGAGGATGACCCTGAAAGACATCTACACGTGGATCGAGGATCACTTTCCTTACTTCAAACACGTGGCCAAGCCTGGCTGGAAG AATTCCATCAGACACAACCTCTCCCTACATGACATGTTCGTGCGCGAGAGCCCCGACAATAACAAGATTTCCTATTGGACGATACATCCCCAAGCCAACCGCTACCTGACCCTCGATCAGGTATTCAAG GTTTCCAGCTCCACGTCCGCCGCAGGCAACGAACCA CAGCAGCAGAAAAGACAGATCCCGGAGCCGAGCAAGAACCTGCAGAGCGTCGCACCGAACGCCAAGG CTCCGGAGCGAAAGATGAAACCTCTGCTGCCGAGGATCGACTCCTACCTGATCCCCGTGCAGTTTCCGGTGACGCAGCCCCTGATATTCTCTGCAGTGGAAACATTTAATCCAGATCCGGGGGCTTCTGATGGACCCCGCAGCAGCAAACGCGTCAAGATCGCCCCCAAG GTCGTGTTGGAGACGGAGGAGGCTCCCTTGCTGGCCTCCGCAGCACCGGTTAAGAATGAACCCGACTCCCCGAAACTGCGGCCGACCCTGCCTTTTCGGTGCCAGCGGGTGAAAGGATCGAGGAGGAAGCAGCAACTGGTCACCCCCCGGTCCCTGGAGCCCGAACTGATTCTCCCCGACACTTGCTGCTCAGATTCCGGTTTGGATACAGATTTCTCCTTCCTGCAGGACACACAAGCCCAGGAGGGGGCGTCGCAGCTCACGCCGGACGAGGGCTATTCCTTCAAGACCCCCGTTAAGGAGAAGTTCATGAAGCCCCCCGCTTCATCCACTCCAAGCAAACTGATGAGCGAAGCCGCCTGCCTCCCGCCGTGGGAATCTGACTCCCCGCTCTCCGGTGATCCCATGCCGGAATTCAGCCCCGTCCGAATACCCCGGGGGTCCGCTCTCACCCCCTTTAAGGACAGTTACGGGACTCTCAGTTTTTGGGAGACGCCTTTTAAAGATCTGCCTTATTTTGGTTCCCCAGATTTATTGGGCATTTCTCCCGCTTCCCCTCTGTCGGAACCACTGGACACTCCGACCGCGGCTCGCCAACACAGACGCTGTTCCAAGGAGCTGCAAGTAGGGGGCTCCACTAACCGCTCGCTGCTGGAGGGGCTGGTCCTGGACACAAAGGACGAGAGTCTCAGTAAGATCCTGCTGGACATAAGCTTCAGCGGGATGGAGGAGGACAATGGCGGCGGCACGGACAGCTCTTACTGGGGGCAGCTCTTCAATGAGCTGAGATAG
- the FOXM1 gene encoding forkhead box protein M1 isoform X3 yields the protein MRSSPRRPLILRRRRLNLPNQDAARSAGNPEQRPTAINGAVENRKQDLGRSTGLKGSPEVIEIVSEAPEEILADPSQGPGNAATSSAPRSPAEPPGLSGVKVMGHPTIPDTQLVVIPPDSDVESIIQALTVRGKQSGGPNKFILIAGSSSFHTQIEKLGLQSKAEEIETLQLEAPPASPPHQIKEEEKTATSKEGQELDESLTNIHWLEKMSSDGLGPCDRKAESSEKENCSPGMDSLKVEEEESAASKPWQVSTFERPPYSYMALIQFAINSMASKRMTLKDIYTWIEDHFPYFKHVAKPGWKNSIRHNLSLHDMFVRESPDNNKISYWTIHPQANRYLTLDQVFKVSSSTSAAGNEPQQQKRQIPEPSKNLQSVAPNAKAPERKMKPLLPRIDSYLIPVQFPVTQPLIFSAVETFNPDPGASDGPRSSKRVKIAPKNFQLPIT from the exons ATGAGATCAAGCCCCCGCAGGCCACTTATACTGAGAAGACGTCGGTTAAACCTTCCCAATCAAGATGCCGCCCGCAGCGCAGGGAATCCCGAACAGAGGCCGACCGCCATAAATGGCGCAGTAGAAAATCGAAAGCAGGATTTGGGTCGCAGCACCGGCCTTAAAGGGAGCCCCGAGGTCATCGAGATTGTGAGCGAGGCTCCGGAGGAAATCTTGGCCGATCCAAGCCAAGGACCAGGAAATGCTGCAACAAGTTCTGCTCCACGATCTCCTGCTGAGCCCCCCGGTCTCTCTGGGGTCAAGGTTATGGGTCACCCCACCATCCCTGATACCCAGCTAGTCGTTATCCCCCCGGATTCGGATGTTGAGAGTATTATCCAGGCTCTGACTGTGCGGGGGAAGCAGAGCGGCGGCCCCAACAAGTTTATCCTGATCGCTGGGAGCAGCTCCTTCCACACGCAGATCGAGAAACTGGGGCTCCAAAGCAAAGCGGAAGAAATCGAGACCCTACAACTGGAGGCTCCCCCCGCGTCTCCCCCTCATCAGATCAAAGAGGAGGAGAAGACTG CGACTTCTAAGGAGGGGCAGGAACTGGATGAAAGTCTGACCAACATTCACTGGCTGGAGAAAATGAGCTCCGACGGACTGGGACCGTGTGACCGCAAAGCCGAATCTTCAGAGAAAGAGAACTGCAGTCCTGGGATGGACTCCCTGAAG gtggaggaagaagagagtgcAGCCTCTAAGCCGTGGCAAGTCAGCACCTTCGAGCGTCCTCCGTACTCCTACATGGCCTTGATCCAGTTCGCCATTAACAGCATGGCTTCCAAGAGGATGACCCTGAAAGACATCTACACGTGGATCGAGGATCACTTTCCTTACTTCAAACACGTGGCCAAGCCTGGCTGGAAG AATTCCATCAGACACAACCTCTCCCTACATGACATGTTCGTGCGCGAGAGCCCCGACAATAACAAGATTTCCTATTGGACGATACATCCCCAAGCCAACCGCTACCTGACCCTCGATCAGGTATTCAAG GTTTCCAGCTCCACGTCCGCCGCAGGCAACGAACCA CAGCAGCAGAAAAGACAGATCCCGGAGCCGAGCAAGAACCTGCAGAGCGTCGCACCGAACGCCAAGG CTCCGGAGCGAAAGATGAAACCTCTGCTGCCGAGGATCGACTCCTACCTGATCCCCGTGCAGTTTCCGGTGACGCAGCCCCTGATATTCTCTGCAGTGGAAACATTTAATCCAGATCCGGGGGCTTCTGATGGACCCCGCAGCAGCAAACGCGTCAAGATCGCCCCCAAG AACTTCCAATTGCCGATCACATAA